TGAGTTTGTCTCCTAAAACCAAAGAAAACTTGTCCAAGCTTGATCCAAAAGTATAACTTtccccaactttgctgaagtttgacTAGTAGTTTGGTTACTGTGAGAAGCATCTCACTCTTACAGGTCTTATGAGGGATGATACGTTGTACGAGGATGAAGATGTGAAGGAAGCACTAAAGAGGCTGCCCGAAGATATGTATTACGAAAGATTGTTTCGCATCAAGAGAGCGATAGACTTGACCATGAGGCAACAAATCCTTCCCAAAGAACAGTGGGTTAAATATGAAGAGG
The window above is part of the Sphaerodactylus townsendi isolate TG3544 linkage group LG09, MPM_Stown_v2.3, whole genome shotgun sequence genome. Proteins encoded here:
- the LOC125439271 gene encoding cytochrome b-c1 complex subunit 7 — its product is MAARAPAATGGRLLERFRKWYYNAAGFNKLGLMRDDTLYEDEDVKEALKRLPEDMYYERLFRIKRAIDLTMRQQILPKEQWVKYEEDKYYLEPYLKEVIRERREKEEWAKK